The following are from one region of the Odontesthes bonariensis isolate fOdoBon6 chromosome 16, fOdoBon6.hap1, whole genome shotgun sequence genome:
- the rab24 gene encoding ras-related protein Rab-24, translating into MSAMRVDAKVVMLGKESVGKTSLVERYVHHRFLVGPYQNTIGAAFVAKPIQVGEKVITLGIWDTAGSERYEAMSRIYYRGARAAIVCYDLTDSSSFERARFWVKELQNCEEHCKIYLCGTKSDLIIGDKSLRQIDYHDAQDFAEEIRAQHYETSSKTGNNVDELFQKVAEDYNNTAFQYMTEEKGIDLDQKKDSYFYSCCHNN; encoded by the exons ATGAGTGCGATGCGTGTGGACGCCAAAGTGGTGATGCTGGGAAAGGAAAGTGTGGGGAAGACGAGCCTGGTGGAGAGATATGTTCACCATCGCTTCTTGGTTGGCCCCTATCAGAAT ACCATCGGTGCTGCGTTTGTTGCCAAACCGATCCAGGTGGGAGAGAAAGTGATTACCCTGGGAATATGG GACACAGCTGGATCAGAGCGCTACGAAGCCATGAGCCGGATCTACTATAGAGGAGCCCGGGCGGCCATAGTCTGCTATG ACCTGactgacagcagcagcttcGAGCGAGCTCGGTTCTGGGTGAAAGAGCTGCAAAACTGCGAAGAA CACTGTAAGATCTACCTATGCGGCACTAAGAGCGACCTGATTATCGGAGACAAGAGTCTGCGCCAGATCGACTACCACGATGCCCAGGACTTCGCTGAAG AGATCAGGGCACAGCATTATGAGACGTCCAGCAAAACTGGAAACAATGTGG ATGAGCTGTTCCAGAAAGTTGCTGAGGATTACAACAACACTGCCTTCCAGTATATGACAG AGGAAAAGGGTATCGACCTGGACCAGAAGAAAGACTCATACTTCTACTCTTGTTGCCATAACAACTGA